A genomic stretch from Sphingomonas faeni includes:
- a CDS encoding SURF1 family protein: MQTRPGPAVYVAGLVALLLFAGFMALGIWQVERRAWKLQLIEQVAARAHAAPVAPLGPASWGAITANTDAYRRIRLDGTLDNTRETLVRAATALGSGYWVVTPLRTVQGFTVLVNRGYVSPEQRVAHAKPTGPVAITGYLRTTEPGGGFLRSNDPATGKWYSRDVAAIAKARGLSNVAPYFVDADKSGTAAPIGGLTIIAFPNNHLVYMLTWFALAAMTIVAFVVFLRQDMRKRRGVVDI, from the coding sequence ATGCAGACGCGACCGGGCCCTGCCGTCTATGTCGCAGGCCTGGTTGCGCTGTTGCTGTTCGCCGGGTTCATGGCGCTCGGCATCTGGCAGGTCGAGCGCCGCGCCTGGAAGCTCCAACTGATCGAACAGGTCGCGGCCCGCGCGCATGCCGCACCGGTCGCGCCACTTGGCCCTGCGTCCTGGGGCGCGATCACCGCCAACACCGATGCTTATCGTCGCATCCGCCTCGACGGCACCCTGGATAATACGCGTGAGACGCTGGTGCGCGCCGCCACCGCGCTCGGTAGCGGCTATTGGGTCGTTACGCCCTTGCGGACCGTCCAAGGCTTCACCGTTCTCGTCAACCGCGGCTATGTCTCGCCCGAGCAGCGCGTTGCGCATGCCAAGCCGACCGGCCCGGTCGCGATCACCGGCTATCTCCGCACCACCGAGCCCGGCGGCGGCTTCCTTCGCAGCAACGACCCCGCGACGGGGAAATGGTACTCGCGCGATGTCGCCGCGATCGCCAAGGCGCGCGGTCTGTCGAACGTCGCGCCGTATTTCGTCGATGCGGACAAGTCCGGTACCGCGGCGCCGATCGGTGGGCTGACGATCATCGCCTTTCCGAACAACCACCTCGTCTACATGCTGACCTGGTTCGCGCTCGCTGCGATGACGATCGTCGCGTTCGTCGTGTTCTTGCGCCAGGATATGCGCAAGCGGCGCGGGGTTGTGGACATATGA
- a CDS encoding ATP-binding protein produces MTSASARLGWQRWLALATARTDATGNANMRQLVTLRWIAVAGQLVTIVFARFALGFDLPLVPMMAALAAAVALNLASMPLYGWRKGANVQLLLALLFDVGLLTTQLYLAGGATNPFISLYLLHVVLGAVLLDRWSSWAIVAVTAACFGVLTVYYHPLILPPDYSGEYFLLYTIGSLLCFMLIATLLMLFMTRITGNLRARDTRLADLRQQAAEEDHIVRMGLLASGAAHELGTPLASIAVILADWRRMPTLAQDADLQAEIVEMQSEVQRCKAIVTGILLSAGEARGEAPEIMPLHQFLDAIVDEWRAVHPSVDFDYTTRVGDDPQVVSDPALKQVIANVLDNAAEASPHWVAFRGERNDGNLALIVRDRGPGFSKERLASFGKPYQSSKREPGHGLGLFLAVNVMRKLGGGVSVVNCDDGGAEVTISMPLSAIALS; encoded by the coding sequence ATGACCTCCGCGTCCGCACGCCTGGGCTGGCAACGCTGGCTTGCGCTCGCCACTGCGCGGACCGACGCGACCGGCAACGCCAACATGCGACAGCTCGTGACGCTGCGCTGGATCGCGGTCGCGGGCCAGCTCGTGACGATCGTGTTCGCGCGCTTCGCCCTCGGCTTCGACCTGCCGCTCGTCCCGATGATGGCCGCACTGGCCGCCGCGGTCGCGCTCAACCTGGCGAGCATGCCGCTCTATGGATGGCGCAAAGGCGCCAACGTCCAGCTGCTGCTCGCGCTGCTGTTCGACGTCGGCCTGCTTACCACGCAGCTCTATCTGGCGGGTGGCGCGACCAACCCGTTCATCTCGCTCTACCTGCTCCACGTCGTGCTCGGCGCGGTGTTGCTCGATCGCTGGTCGAGCTGGGCGATCGTCGCCGTCACCGCCGCCTGTTTCGGCGTGCTGACGGTGTATTACCACCCGCTGATCCTGCCCCCCGATTACAGCGGCGAGTATTTCCTGCTCTATACGATCGGCTCGCTGCTCTGCTTCATGCTGATCGCGACGCTGCTGATGCTGTTCATGACCCGCATCACCGGCAATCTGCGCGCTCGTGACACGCGTCTGGCCGACCTGCGCCAGCAGGCCGCGGAGGAGGATCACATCGTCCGCATGGGACTATTGGCGTCCGGGGCCGCGCACGAACTGGGCACGCCGCTCGCGTCGATCGCGGTGATCCTCGCCGACTGGCGCCGCATGCCGACGCTCGCGCAGGACGCCGACCTGCAGGCCGAAATCGTCGAGATGCAGTCCGAGGTGCAGCGCTGCAAGGCGATCGTCACCGGCATATTGCTGTCGGCCGGCGAAGCGCGCGGCGAGGCGCCCGAGATCATGCCGCTGCACCAGTTCCTCGACGCGATCGTCGACGAATGGCGTGCGGTGCACCCGTCGGTCGATTTCGACTATACCACCCGAGTCGGCGACGATCCGCAGGTCGTGTCCGACCCTGCACTCAAACAGGTGATCGCCAACGTGCTCGACAATGCCGCCGAAGCCTCGCCGCACTGGGTCGCGTTTCGCGGCGAACGCAACGACGGCAACCTCGCGCTGATCGTCCGCGATCGCGGGCCGGGCTTCAGCAAGGAACGCCTCGCCAGCTTCGGCAAACCCTACCAGTCGAGCAAGCGCGAACCGGGTCACGGCCTCGGCCTGTTCCTCGCGGTCAACGTCATGCGCAAGCTTGGCGGCGGCGTGTCCGTCGTGAACTGCGACGATGGCGGCGCGGAAGTCACGATCAGCATGCCTCTCTCGGCGATCGCGCTCTCATGA
- a CDS encoding response regulator transcription factor: MSEPALLAIVEDDETFARTLRRSFERRGYDVMQAASHEELVEQLAERTPRYAVVDLKLGGASGLVCVQTLHAHDPDIIVVVLTGFASIATAVEAIKLGASHYLVKPSNTDDIEAAFDRTDGVVDTELSERPTSIKTLEWERIHTTLAETDFNISETARRLGMHRRTLARKLEKRPVK, from the coding sequence ATGAGCGAACCCGCCCTGCTCGCGATCGTCGAAGACGACGAGACGTTCGCCCGCACCCTTCGCCGCTCGTTCGAACGCCGCGGCTATGACGTGATGCAGGCCGCCAGCCACGAGGAACTCGTCGAACAACTGGCGGAGCGCACGCCGCGCTACGCCGTCGTCGACCTGAAGCTCGGCGGCGCGTCCGGCCTCGTCTGCGTTCAGACGCTCCACGCGCATGATCCCGACATCATCGTCGTCGTCCTCACGGGCTTCGCGAGCATCGCCACCGCGGTCGAGGCGATCAAGCTCGGCGCGTCGCACTATCTCGTCAAACCCTCCAACACCGACGACATCGAAGCTGCGTTTGATCGCACCGACGGAGTCGTCGACACCGAACTCTCCGAGCGTCCGACCTCGATCAAGACGCTCGAATGGGAGCGGATCCACACCACGCTCGCCGAAACCGACTTCAACATATCGGAAACCGCGCGCCGTCTCGGCATGCACCGCCGCACACTCGCGCGGAAGCTGGAG